A stretch of the Dehalococcoidia bacterium genome encodes the following:
- a CDS encoding CoA-binding protein — protein MPQARSAPQPGLDAFFRPRTIAVIGASRNPWKLGYAILDNLQRSRFPGAIYPVNPLAREVLGLKAYASVLDAPRRIDLAVLVVSAPQVAPMLEECGQKGAKGALIITAGFRETGADGLRGEQELVDIARRYRMRLVGPNSLGVLDTFHNLNASFGEGLPRAYEIAVLSHSGAMASALLDWAALADVGFSKFVSLGNSADVNETDMLEHWARDREARVIVGYLEGIHDGRRFLDAARKVTSRKPLILMKVGGTDAGARAMASHTGALATSEAVVDAAFRQTGIVRAHTMQELFDFIPCFSYCPLPAGPRVAVVTNAGGPGVMAADALERQGLKLAEMGAGTRRKLQESLPNAAALRNPIDLRGDAPADSYLAALEAVLPEPGVDAVLALFTPQAVSEPERTARVLISICKAAKKPILAVYMGGVAIGRAVDMLEKARVPVYSYPERAVHALHALVAYARYRAGP, from the coding sequence GTGCCCCAAGCCCGCAGCGCTCCTCAGCCAGGTCTAGACGCCTTCTTCCGCCCCCGGACCATCGCCGTCATCGGCGCGTCCCGCAATCCGTGGAAGCTCGGCTACGCCATCCTGGACAACCTGCAGCGCTCCCGGTTTCCCGGCGCCATCTATCCCGTCAATCCCCTCGCCCGCGAGGTCCTCGGACTGAAGGCCTACGCCTCCGTCCTGGACGCACCCCGCCGCATAGACCTGGCGGTGCTCGTGGTGTCGGCGCCGCAGGTGGCGCCCATGCTGGAGGAGTGCGGACAGAAGGGAGCGAAGGGGGCGCTCATCATCACGGCGGGCTTCCGCGAAACGGGCGCCGACGGCCTCCGCGGCGAGCAGGAGCTGGTGGACATCGCACGGCGCTATCGGATGCGGCTCGTCGGACCCAACTCTCTGGGCGTCCTCGACACCTTCCACAACCTGAACGCATCCTTCGGCGAGGGCCTGCCGCGTGCGTATGAAATCGCGGTGCTCAGCCACTCCGGGGCGATGGCGTCCGCCCTGCTGGACTGGGCCGCCCTGGCGGACGTCGGTTTCTCTAAGTTCGTCTCCCTGGGCAACTCCGCCGACGTCAACGAGACGGACATGCTGGAACACTGGGCGAGGGACCGCGAAGCGAGGGTGATCGTAGGCTATCTGGAAGGCATCCACGACGGACGGCGCTTCCTGGACGCCGCGCGGAAGGTGACGTCCCGCAAGCCCCTGATTCTCATGAAGGTAGGCGGCACGGATGCGGGCGCCCGCGCCATGGCCTCCCATACCGGCGCACTCGCCACATCCGAGGCCGTGGTGGACGCCGCGTTCCGGCAGACGGGCATTGTGCGGGCGCACACCATGCAGGAGCTTTTTGACTTCATCCCCTGCTTCTCGTACTGTCCGCTTCCCGCGGGGCCGCGCGTCGCCGTGGTGACCAACGCCGGAGGCCCCGGCGTAATGGCCGCCGACGCCCTGGAGCGCCAGGGGTTGAAGCTTGCCGAGATGGGCGCCGGCACGCGACGGAAGCTACAGGAAAGCTTGCCGAACGCCGCCGCGCTGCGGAACCCCATTGACCTGCGCGGCGACGCCCCCGCCGACAGCTACCTGGCGGCGCTGGAAGCGGTGCTGCCGGAGCCGGGCGTGGACGCTGTCCTGGCGCTGTTCACGCCCCAGGCCGTGAGCGAGCCTGAGCGCACCGCGCGCGTCCTCATCAGCATCTGCAAGGCAGCGAAGAAGCCCATCCTGGCGGTGTACATGGGCGGAGTGGCCATTGGCAGGGCCGTGGATATGCTGGAAAAGGCGCGGGTCCCGGTCTACTCGTATCCCGAGCGCGCCGTACATGCGCTTCACGCTCTTGTGGCCTACGCCCGCTACCGGGCGGGTCCCTAG
- a CDS encoding trypsin-like peptidase domain-containing protein, protein MRTTLASAFLAATLLLAACAPGAITTPAVVATTNTSPSAPAASAAPASAPGVAAAFQETLERIYSQVNISVVNIRVVQNQTTTAQGFPDTPGFPFQGPPDTQGPQRGAGSGFVWDKQGHIVTNNHVVAGADRITVTLHDGTTLSAKMVGTDPDSDLAVVKVDIAADRLQPVTMGDSTRAKVGQLSIAIGNPFGLQNTMTTGIVSAIGRLLPVDSSNTTGPSYTIPDVIQTDAAINPGNSGGVLVDDQGKVLGVTSAIISPVRASAGIGFAIPSAIVQKVVPSLITTGHYVHPYLGISGITLNPDFAKAMNLSEDQRGALVAEVATGGPAEKAGLHGSAQQVTIDGQQMRVGGDVIVAVGGKPVKTFDDVVTYLSRSASVGQAFSMDVLRDGKSQTVAIIPAARPVSGPQTAQAPDQRRQAPNPQAPSQPTGGATLGIQGVTVTPAIAAAMSLPANAQGVLVERVVPGSPAAQAGLRGSDKQLDNGATGVLVGGDIIVALDGQPTTSIEDLRSLLQRAQRRATLTLLRNGATVQVTVNLMGRTAPGP, encoded by the coding sequence ATGAGAACAACGTTAGCTTCCGCATTCCTTGCGGCGACCCTTCTGTTGGCGGCGTGTGCTCCCGGCGCCATTACGACACCAGCCGTCGTAGCGACCACCAACACATCTCCTTCGGCGCCAGCCGCCAGCGCCGCCCCAGCTTCGGCCCCGGGCGTGGCGGCCGCTTTCCAGGAAACACTGGAGCGCATCTACAGCCAGGTCAATATCTCCGTTGTTAACATCAGAGTAGTCCAGAACCAGACCACGACAGCCCAGGGCTTCCCCGACACGCCGGGCTTCCCCTTCCAGGGGCCGCCTGATACCCAGGGACCCCAGCGGGGGGCAGGCTCCGGGTTCGTATGGGACAAGCAAGGACACATCGTCACCAATAACCACGTCGTGGCGGGCGCGGACCGCATCACGGTCACGTTACACGACGGTACTACCCTGTCCGCAAAGATGGTGGGGACGGACCCAGACAGCGACCTCGCCGTCGTCAAGGTGGATATTGCGGCTGATCGCCTTCAGCCGGTCACCATGGGCGACTCCACGCGGGCGAAGGTCGGCCAGCTCTCTATCGCTATTGGAAACCCCTTTGGCCTGCAGAACACCATGACCACAGGCATCGTCAGCGCCATAGGTAGACTCCTGCCCGTGGACTCGTCCAACACGACCGGCCCCTCTTACACCATCCCGGACGTCATCCAGACGGACGCCGCCATCAACCCCGGCAACTCCGGAGGCGTGCTGGTTGACGACCAGGGGAAGGTGCTCGGCGTGACGTCCGCCATTATCTCCCCCGTGCGGGCGTCGGCCGGCATCGGTTTCGCCATCCCCTCCGCAATCGTGCAAAAGGTGGTGCCGTCGCTCATCACGACGGGCCACTACGTGCATCCCTATCTCGGCATCAGCGGCATCACCTTGAACCCCGACTTTGCCAAGGCCATGAACCTGAGCGAGGACCAGCGCGGCGCGCTGGTCGCGGAGGTGGCGACGGGCGGCCCGGCGGAGAAGGCCGGCCTGCACGGGAGCGCCCAGCAGGTGACCATTGACGGCCAGCAGATGCGCGTCGGCGGCGACGTGATTGTGGCGGTAGGCGGCAAGCCCGTGAAGACGTTCGACGACGTGGTCACCTACTTGAGCCGGTCCGCCTCCGTGGGACAAGCGTTTTCCATGGACGTGTTGCGGGATGGCAAGAGCCAGACGGTCGCAATCATTCCGGCGGCGCGTCCCGTGTCCGGCCCGCAGACAGCACAGGCCCCGGACCAGCGTCGGCAGGCCCCTAACCCGCAGGCCCCCAGCCAGCCCACAGGGGGAGCGACGCTGGGCATCCAGGGTGTCACCGTCACGCCGGCCATCGCCGCGGCCATGAGCCTCCCCGCCAACGCGCAGGGCGTGCTCGTGGAACGGGTCGTCCCCGGTAGTCCGGCAGCCCAGGCCGGTCTGCGCGGCAGCGACAAGCAACTTGATAACGGAGCAACGGGCGTCCTCGTCGGCGGCGACATCATCGTCGCGCTGGACGGGCAGCCCACGACCTCCATCGAGGACCTTCGGAGCCTGCTCCAGAGAGCGCAGCGGCGGGCGACCCTCACGCTGCTGCGGAACGGCGCAACAGTCCAGGTGACCGTCAATCTGATGGGGCGCACTGCCCCCGGCCCGTAA
- a CDS encoding pyridoxamine 5'-phosphate oxidase family protein: MDGEQEQALRRETEVFITTYGADGKPATVPVWFLYDLGKVYVATGRDSLKVRKLQGDAWVQLRFHRGSAASLRGMACVRTEQELVRWIAPLLNRKYDGARGSDADMARARSAAIACCWRLRCSRTSSAR, from the coding sequence ATGGATGGGGAACAAGAGCAGGCCCTGCGTCGGGAAACCGAGGTCTTCATTACCACATACGGCGCGGACGGCAAGCCCGCGACCGTGCCCGTGTGGTTCCTCTATGACTTGGGTAAGGTGTACGTAGCCACAGGGCGTGACTCCCTCAAGGTGCGCAAGCTGCAAGGCGACGCGTGGGTACAACTCAGGTTCCACCGAGGGAGCGCGGCTTCGTTGCGTGGGATGGCGTGTGTCCGCACGGAGCAGGAGTTGGTACGGTGGATAGCTCCGCTGCTCAATCGCAAGTACGACGGCGCCAGGGGCAGTGACGCGGATATGGCCCGCGCTCGCTCGGCGGCGATAGCGTGCTGCTGGAGGTTACGCTGCTCGCGGACGAGTAGCGCGCGTTAG